AAAAGTAATTGAAGAAACTTTCCGTAGAAGATTAAATGAAAATGATAAATTAATCTTAGATGGAATGGAAAGTTTATTAGAAGGAAATTTGAAAAAGTTCAATAAATGTTATGTTGTTGCATGTGGTACAGCATACCATTCAGGTCTTGTAAGTAGAGAAATTTTAGAAAAGGCTTTGAGATTTCCGGTAATTGTTGATGTTGCTTCTGAATTTAGATATTCAGACAGAATGATTGATGATAAAACTTTAGTTATAATAATCAGTCAATCCGGAGAAACTGCTGATACTTTAGCAGCTCTTAGAGAAGCTAAAGCAAAAGGAGCAACTATCTTGAGTGTTACAAATGTTGTAGGTTCTTCAATAGCTAGGGAATCTGACAATGTGTTCTATACTTGGGCAGGTCCTGAAATTGCTGTTGCAAGTACTAAAGGATATACAACACAAGTTACAGCTCTTTATATGATTGCTTTGAAATTTGCAGAAATTTTAGGAACAATTTCTGACGATGAATATAAGAATATAATTAATCATTTAAAGGAATTGCCTAGTAAGATAGAATTATTATTAAAAGATACAGAAATTTACAAAAAAATTGCATTAGAATTAAAGGATAAGACTACTTGTTTCTATCTAGGAAGAGGTCTTGACTACTATACTGCTATGGAAAGTGCATTGAAATTAAAAGAAATTTCATATATTTACACTGAAAGCTTTGCAGCTGGAGAGTTAAAGCATGGAACTATTGCATTGATTGAGGACGGTACACCTGTTTTTGTAATTGCGACTCAAGAAAGATTATATGAAAAAATTATTTCAAATGTAAAAGAAGTTAAAGCTAGAGGAGCTAAAGTTTTTGAAATAACTCATTTAGATAACAATCTTGATGTTTCTGATGAAAGAATATTAATTCCAGGTACTATAGAAATTTTAATGCCTATAATTTCGGTTGTTGCAAGTCAACTTATTGCTTATTATGCATCATTGGCTAAGGGAAATGATGTTGATAAGCCAAGAAATTTAGCAAAATCTGTTACGGTTGAATAGATTTAAAGGGACTGGGAAGTCCCTTTTTTATATAAAGGAGAAAATTATGTATAAGTTAATAGCGCTTGATATGGATGGCACTACTTTTAACGAAAATCATGAAATATCTGATGAAGTTAAAGATAGCTTATTTTATGCTATGAGTAAAGGTGTAAAAATCGCATTTATCTCAGGTAGAGAAGAATTTACAGTAAAAGAAATTTTAAAAAATTTAAATTTAGATACTTACTATGGAGCTTTAAACGGCAGTTTGATTTCTACAACTTATAGTGAAGTTCCAAAATTTGTAAAGAGTCTAGAAAAAAAGTATATTTTTGATGTTTTAGATATTATTGAAAATAACGGTTTTTCACCTATTATTTTCTTAAAGGATTTTATTTTTACCAAAGATTTAAAGGATGAATATGTTGAAATTATTTCAAAATTTATTAATCCTGAAATAGCTAGAGTTAAAGATGTAAAACAATATATTAAAGATAATAAATTGGAAGAAAAAGTTTTGAAAATAGGAATTTGTCAAGAATATGATGTATTAAAAGAATTGGACGATAAATTTACTGATACAATAAAGAATGAATACACTATTTCTTTTTCTCTTCCTTTTTTTCTTGAGTTAATGGCAAAAGATACGGATAAAGGCTCTTGCTTAAAAGAAATATGCAGGCTAAATAATATAGATATATCAGAAACTATTGCAATGGGTGATGGAGAAAATGATATACCCATGCTAAATATTTGTGGACTTTCTGTTGCAATGGAAAATGCAATGGAAAATGTTAAGAAAAATGTTGATTATATAACTGATACGAATAAAAATGACGGGGTTGCAAAAGCCATAAGAAAATTTGTTTAGAGGAAATTATGGAAAAGAATTTTGTTGAAAAAATCGAAAATGTGGAAAGTTTTGTAAATGAAGTAATTTTAAATGCAATTAAAAATAATGCTTCAGATATACATTTTGAGCCTAGAGAAGACAATTTTTATATAAGATATAGAATTGATGGAGAACTTATTGATGTTTATCAAATAAATAGTTTTAATGCTCCAATTATTATTTCTCGTATAAAAATTATTTCAAAAATGGATATTACAATTAAGAGAATGCCACAAGATGGAAGACTGGATTTTGATTATAATGGAAATTTAGTTGACATTAGAGTTGCATCAGTTCCTGTAATTTTGGGCGAAAAAATTGTAATGAGAATTTTAAATGCTGGAAATTTTAAAATTGACATAGAAAATCTAGGATTATATGATGAAGAAAGACGATTAATTGAAAATATAATAAAAAGTCCAAACGGAGTTCTTATCATAAGTGGCCCTACAGGAAGTGGAAAGTCATCTACATTGTATTCATTTGTAAAAAAATTACAAAATGAAAATATCAACATAATTACTTTGGAAGATCCTGTTGAAGTTAGAATTAGTGGAATAAATCAAATAAATATAAATTCAGCTTTGGGACTTGACTTTGCGGCAGGTCTTAGGGCGATGTTAAGACAAGATTTTGAAGTTGGATTAGTTGGAGAGATGAGAGATAGAGAAACTGCAAATATTGCTCTAAGAGCAGGAATAACAGGTCATCTTATCTTTACAACTTTGCATACTGCAGACACAGTTTCAGCAATAATAAGACTTTTGAATTTAGGAATAGAAAATTATGTTATTTCTTCAGGTGTAATAGCAATTTTATCTCAAAGGCTTGTTAGAAAACTTTGCCCAAAATGTAAAATTAAAAGAGATTTAACAAATTTTGAAAAAGAAATTTTTAAAGAAAATAATCTTGAAACACCTGAATATATCTATGAAAAATGTGGTTGTGAAGATTGTAATAGAGGATATATTGGTAGAACTTTAATTTTGGAATCTTTAGTTTTAGATGATGAAATAAAAGAAATAATAAATGGAAATTGTAATAGTGTAAGACTTTATGAATATTTTAAGAAAAACGGAAATGAAAGTTTATATAAAAACGGATTAAGAAAAATTGCAGATGGAATAACGAGTTTTGAGGAAGTAAATAAAATTTTATTTTCATTAGGAGAATTTTAAAATGAGCTTTAAAGAAAAAGTTTTTAATATTTTAAATATGGAAATTGGAAATAAACACAACTTATTAGATTTAAGTATTTCTTTAAAAGAAGCAGGACTTCTTTTAAAATCAAATATTAATACTGCAGAAACTATAAACTTGCTTTCAAAAACTTCGCCAA
Above is a genomic segment from Parvimonas micra containing:
- the glmS gene encoding glutamine--fructose-6-phosphate transaminase (isomerizing) encodes the protein MCGIVGYIGSSNAIDIILNGLETLEYRGYDSSGIAFLDNNKIDVVKTVGRISNLREKLESEYKNKISNIGVGHTRWATHGVPSNENSHPHLSMNSKFAVVHNGIIENYLLLKEELLKKNFVFKSETDTEVIPQLLEDLDDGDFLSTVFKMRNKVKGSYAFGILRQDTNELIGTRKESPLIVGIGDGEFYIASDVIAVLKYTRDVIYLENGDLIHFKDGKYTIYDEKNNVVTREIKHIDWSVESATKDGYDHFMLKEIYEQPKVIEETFRRRLNENDKLILDGMESLLEGNLKKFNKCYVVACGTAYHSGLVSREILEKALRFPVIVDVASEFRYSDRMIDDKTLVIIISQSGETADTLAALREAKAKGATILSVTNVVGSSIARESDNVFYTWAGPEIAVASTKGYTTQVTALYMIALKFAEILGTISDDEYKNIINHLKELPSKIELLLKDTEIYKKIALELKDKTTCFYLGRGLDYYTAMESALKLKEISYIYTESFAAGELKHGTIALIEDGTPVFVIATQERLYEKIISNVKEVKARGAKVFEITHLDNNLDVSDERILIPGTIEILMPIISVVASQLIAYYASLAKGNDVDKPRNLAKSVTVE
- a CDS encoding HAD family hydrolase; this translates as MYKLIALDMDGTTFNENHEISDEVKDSLFYAMSKGVKIAFISGREEFTVKEILKNLNLDTYYGALNGSLISTTYSEVPKFVKSLEKKYIFDVLDIIENNGFSPIIFLKDFIFTKDLKDEYVEIISKFINPEIARVKDVKQYIKDNKLEEKVLKIGICQEYDVLKELDDKFTDTIKNEYTISFSLPFFLELMAKDTDKGSCLKEICRLNNIDISETIAMGDGENDIPMLNICGLSVAMENAMENVKKNVDYITDTNKNDGVAKAIRKFV
- a CDS encoding GspE/PulE family protein; translation: MEKNFVEKIENVESFVNEVILNAIKNNASDIHFEPREDNFYIRYRIDGELIDVYQINSFNAPIIISRIKIISKMDITIKRMPQDGRLDFDYNGNLVDIRVASVPVILGEKIVMRILNAGNFKIDIENLGLYDEERRLIENIIKSPNGVLIISGPTGSGKSSTLYSFVKKLQNENINIITLEDPVEVRISGINQININSALGLDFAAGLRAMLRQDFEVGLVGEMRDRETANIALRAGITGHLIFTTLHTADTVSAIIRLLNLGIENYVISSGVIAILSQRLVRKLCPKCKIKRDLTNFEKEIFKENNLETPEYIYEKCGCEDCNRGYIGRTLILESLVLDDEIKEIINGNCNSVRLYEYFKKNGNESLYKNGLRKIADGITSFEEVNKILFSLGEF